Proteins from one Parvibaculum lavamentivorans DS-1 genomic window:
- a CDS encoding metal ABC transporter permease, translating to MIYATLIEPFVEYGFMRRALIACLALALGGGPIGTFLVLRRMSLMGDAMSHAILPGAAIGFLVAGLSIWSMSMGGLVAGLAVVLLAGLISRTTALREDASLAGFYLISLALGVLIVSMRGSSVDLLHVLFGTILSVTDDALLLIASIASLTLVTLALIYRPLVIECFDPAFLRATTGGGTFYHLIFLILVVVNLVAGFQALGTLMALGLMMLPAAAARFWAGAVWSLCALSIVLAFLSGLIGLLVSYNLSLPSGPSIILTAGIFYVGSIVLGTRDSLRTRYFPRAHFHD from the coding sequence ATGATCTACGCCACGCTCATCGAGCCCTTCGTCGAATATGGCTTCATGCGCCGCGCGCTGATCGCCTGCCTGGCGCTGGCGCTGGGCGGCGGCCCCATCGGCACCTTCCTCGTCCTGCGCCGCATGAGCCTGATGGGCGATGCCATGAGCCACGCCATATTGCCCGGCGCCGCCATCGGCTTTCTCGTGGCGGGCCTTTCCATCTGGTCCATGAGCATGGGCGGCCTTGTCGCCGGCCTCGCCGTCGTGCTGCTGGCGGGCCTCATCAGCCGCACCACGGCGCTGCGCGAGGATGCGAGTCTCGCCGGCTTCTATCTCATCAGCCTCGCGCTCGGCGTGCTCATCGTCTCCATGCGCGGCTCCAGCGTCGACCTGCTGCATGTGCTTTTCGGCACCATCCTCTCGGTCACGGACGATGCGCTGCTGCTGATCGCCTCCATCGCCAGCCTGACGCTGGTGACGCTCGCCTTGATCTATCGCCCGCTGGTGATCGAATGTTTCGATCCGGCCTTCCTCCGCGCCACCACGGGCGGCGGCACTTTCTATCACCTGATCTTCCTGATCCTGGTGGTGGTGAACCTCGTCGCCGGTTTTCAGGCGCTCGGCACCTTGATGGCGCTCGGCCTCATGATGCTGCCTGCCGCCGCCGCGCGCTTCTGGGCGGGCGCCGTCTGGTCGCTCTGCGCCCTCTCCATTGTGCTCGCCTTCCTCTCCGGCCTGATCGGCCTTCTCGTCTCCTACAATCTGAGCCTGCCCTCCGGCCCCTCGATTATTCTCACGGCAGGCATCTTTTATGTCGGTTCGATCGTTCTTGGTACGCGTGACAGCCTGCGCACCCGCTATTTCCCGAGGGCTCATTTCCACGACTGA
- a CDS encoding metal ABC transporter ATP-binding protein, translating into MSPFALPVPAISIEDLTVAYERVPAVHHLSGSFAPGSLTAIVGPNGAGKSTLLKAIAGLVPPSEGRIGAGAAIRGAIAYLPQLAEIDRSFPISVIDAVSLGLWREAGLFRAITNAHVARARAALAAVGLAGFERRHVGSLSAGQLQRALFARLMLQDAGIVLLDEPFAAVDERTSADLMELVARWHGEGRTVIAVLHDLERVRGAFSETLLLAREAIAWGPTETVLTPENLRRARYISDGWSDAA; encoded by the coding sequence ATGAGCCCCTTCGCGCTCCCCGTGCCTGCCATCTCGATCGAGGACCTCACGGTCGCCTATGAGCGCGTGCCGGCCGTCCACCATCTCTCCGGCAGCTTCGCGCCCGGCAGCCTCACCGCCATTGTCGGCCCGAACGGTGCAGGCAAGAGCACGCTGCTGAAGGCGATAGCGGGCCTTGTCCCGCCAAGCGAAGGCCGCATCGGCGCGGGCGCGGCCATACGCGGCGCCATCGCCTATCTGCCGCAGCTCGCGGAAATCGACCGCAGCTTCCCGATCAGCGTCATCGACGCCGTCTCGCTCGGCCTCTGGCGCGAGGCCGGCCTCTTCCGCGCCATCACCAATGCCCATGTCGCGCGCGCCCGCGCCGCGCTCGCCGCGGTCGGCCTTGCCGGCTTTGAACGCCGCCATGTCGGCAGCCTCTCCGCCGGGCAATTGCAGCGCGCCCTTTTCGCGCGGCTGATGCTGCAGGATGCCGGCATCGTGCTGCTCGACGAGCCCTTCGCCGCCGTCGATGAACGCACCAGCGCCGACCTGATGGAACTCGTCGCCCGCTGGCATGGCGAAGGCCGCACCGTGATCGCCGTCCTGCACGACCTCGAACGTGTGCGCGGCGCTTTCTCCGAGACATTGCTGCTCGCCCGCGAGGCCATCGCCTGGGGGCCGACGGAAACCGTGCTGACGCCGGAAAATCTCCGCCGCGCCCGTTACATCTCCGACGGCTGGAGCGACGCGGCATGA
- a CDS encoding YnfA family protein gives MKTFAIYAATALAEIAGCFAFWAWLKLDKSVWWLVPGMAALALFAWLLTLIESEGAGRVYAAYGGVYIAASLLWLWVAEGKQPDHWDISGAMVCLVGTVMIIAGPR, from the coding sequence GTGAAAACATTCGCCATCTACGCCGCAACCGCACTCGCGGAGATCGCCGGCTGCTTCGCCTTCTGGGCTTGGCTCAAGCTCGACAAATCCGTCTGGTGGCTCGTGCCGGGCATGGCGGCCCTCGCCCTCTTCGCATGGCTGCTCACCCTTATCGAGAGCGAGGGCGCCGGGCGCGTCTATGCTGCCTATGGCGGTGTCTATATCGCGGCGTCGCTTCTCTGGCTCTGGGTCGCCGAAGGAAAGCAGCCCGATCACTGGGATATTTCCGGCGCGATGGTCTGCCTTGTCGGCACCGTCATGATCATCGCCGGACCGCGCTAG
- a CDS encoding membrane protein, translating into MAWNIVFEPVIPVFLILALAVPGVVALLYSAYRRARGAPWRTLALAILVAALFNPTIRNETREAVPDVAAIVVDRSQSQNIGARPAETSEALARIEERLANEDGIETRIVTAQNNPDDENGTALFAALEEAFADVPRERIAGAIFITDGQAHDVPANAAALGFDAPVHGVVIGRKDEKDRRLRIVEAPRFGIVGEPVELSFRVDETSAGDQPTGETAAVIVKVDGVETASANIALGEPASLTLALTHGGPNVIEIDVEEGPDELTMLNNRAVVVANGIRDRLRVLLVSGEPHPGERTWRNLLKSDPSVDLVHFTILRPPEKQDGTPIGELSLIAFPTRELFDEKLDQFDLIIFDRYKRRGVLPLAYFLNIVDYVENGGAFLAATGPAFASPYSIYRTPLAAILPAQPTGEIATGSYKPEITETGKRHPVTADLPGSETSPPAWGRWFRTIDVTADQGDVVMDTPDGKPLMVLSHAGEGRVAQLLSDQIWLWSRGYEGGGPQAELLRRLAHWLMKEPDLEEENLSASVQSGMLTVRRRTMANETPPATIAAPSGATRELALEQTAPGRFEASIETKELGLYRISQGELTAVAASGPLNPREFADVRATAKALQPIADASGGGIWWAGENAEDTPGIRSVRAGQDAAGANWMGLRRNEQYLVHAVHQVPLLTGPLALLLILGALALAWWREGR; encoded by the coding sequence ATGGCCTGGAACATCGTTTTCGAACCCGTCATACCGGTCTTTCTCATTCTCGCGCTTGCCGTGCCGGGCGTCGTGGCCCTGCTCTATTCCGCCTATCGCCGCGCGCGGGGCGCGCCATGGCGCACATTGGCGCTTGCCATTCTCGTCGCCGCGCTCTTCAACCCCACCATCCGCAATGAAACGCGCGAGGCCGTGCCCGATGTCGCAGCCATCGTGGTCGATCGCAGCCAGAGCCAGAATATCGGCGCGCGCCCGGCGGAAACCTCCGAGGCGCTGGCGCGCATCGAGGAACGCCTCGCAAACGAGGACGGCATCGAAACGCGCATCGTGACGGCGCAGAACAATCCCGACGATGAAAACGGCACGGCGCTTTTCGCGGCGCTGGAAGAAGCCTTTGCCGATGTGCCGCGCGAAAGGATCGCGGGCGCCATCTTCATTACCGATGGCCAGGCGCATGACGTGCCGGCAAACGCCGCCGCGCTCGGCTTCGACGCGCCGGTCCATGGCGTCGTGATCGGCCGCAAGGACGAGAAGGACCGCCGCCTCCGCATCGTCGAGGCGCCGCGCTTCGGCATTGTCGGCGAGCCGGTGGAGCTTTCCTTCCGCGTCGATGAAACCTCCGCCGGAGACCAGCCGACCGGCGAAACCGCCGCCGTCATCGTAAAGGTGGACGGCGTCGAAACGGCAAGCGCCAATATCGCACTCGGCGAACCGGCAAGCCTGACGCTCGCGCTGACGCATGGCGGCCCGAACGTCATCGAGATCGACGTGGAAGAAGGCCCGGACGAACTCACCATGCTCAACAACCGCGCCGTTGTCGTCGCAAACGGCATCCGCGACCGGTTGCGCGTGCTGCTCGTCTCCGGCGAGCCGCATCCGGGCGAACGGACATGGCGCAACCTGCTGAAGTCAGACCCCTCCGTCGACCTCGTCCACTTCACGATTTTGCGCCCGCCTGAAAAGCAGGACGGCACGCCCATCGGCGAACTGTCGCTGATCGCCTTTCCGACGCGCGAACTCTTCGACGAAAAGCTCGACCAGTTCGACCTCATCATCTTCGACCGCTACAAGCGGCGCGGCGTGCTGCCGCTCGCCTATTTCCTGAATATCGTCGACTATGTGGAAAATGGCGGCGCCTTCCTCGCGGCGACGGGCCCCGCCTTCGCCTCGCCCTACTCGATCTACCGCACGCCGCTTGCCGCGATCCTGCCCGCCCAGCCGACGGGAGAAATCGCCACCGGCAGCTACAAGCCCGAAATCACCGAGACCGGCAAACGCCATCCCGTCACGGCGGACCTCCCCGGCAGCGAAACCTCGCCGCCCGCCTGGGGCCGCTGGTTCCGCACCATCGACGTGACGGCGGATCAGGGCGATGTCGTGATGGACACGCCGGACGGAAAGCCGCTGATGGTTCTCTCCCATGCCGGCGAAGGCCGCGTGGCGCAACTTCTCTCCGACCAGATCTGGCTCTGGTCGCGCGGCTATGAGGGCGGCGGCCCGCAGGCGGAACTTCTCCGCCGCCTCGCCCACTGGCTGATGAAGGAACCCGATCTCGAGGAGGAAAACCTCTCGGCCTCCGTGCAGAGCGGCATGTTGACGGTGCGCCGCCGCACCATGGCGAACGAGACGCCCCCCGCCACCATCGCCGCGCCCTCCGGCGCCACGCGCGAACTGGCGCTGGAGCAAACGGCCCCCGGCCGCTTCGAGGCTTCCATCGAGACGAAGGAGCTCGGCCTCTACCGCATAAGCCAGGGCGAGCTCACCGCCGTCGCCGCCTCCGGTCCGCTCAACCCGCGCGAATTCGCCGATGTCCGCGCCACCGCCAAAGCATTGCAGCCGATTGCCGATGCAAGTGGCGGCGGCATCTGGTGGGCGGGCGAGAATGCGGAGGATACGCCCGGCATCCGCTCCGTACGGGCGGGCCAGGATGCGGCGGGCGCGAACTGGATGGGCCTCCGCCGCAACGAGCAATATCTCGTCCACGCCGTGCATCAGGTGCCGCTGCTGACGGGCCCCCTCGCCCTCCTCCTCATTCTCGGCGCGCTCGCCCTCGCCTGGTGGCGCGAAGGTCGCTAG